From a region of the Panicum virgatum strain AP13 chromosome 2K, P.virgatum_v5, whole genome shotgun sequence genome:
- the LOC120695777 gene encoding UDP-glucuronate 4-epimerase 6-like, with protein MPSSGIIAVDAAAKGMKLERYASGGALLLRRATSAKLVSASSHLLFRATVLATLALVFLFTLHYPSLLSRSFHLSTGGGDAAHPSSASHRSLLMSSSSSSASAAYGGAAWEKEMRRSARPSRDGGISVLVTGAAGFVGTHCSLALKARGDGVVGLDNFNSYYDPSLKRARQALLASRGVAVLDADINDGLLLEKLFDVTAFTHVLHLAAQAGVRYAMEAPQTYVASNVAGLVSVFEVAAKHADPQPAVVWASSSSVYGLNTDAPFSEDHRTDRPASLYAATKKAGEAIAHTYNHIYGLSITGLRFFTVYGPWGRPDMAYFFFARSIVAGEPITLFRAADGSDARRDFTYIDDVVKGCLGALDTAGKSTGSKSGRKSGPAPLRVYNLGNTSPVPVTRMVAILEKLLGKKANKRIVTMPSNGDVPFTHANVSHAAHDFGYRPTTSLEAGLRHFVDWFVEYYKLDAKIAKGARGAAAKPAKKKKAAAAMSAAS; from the coding sequence ATGCCGTCGTCGGGGATCATCGCGGTGGACGCGGCGGCCAAGGGGATGAAGCTGGAGCGGTACGCGAGCGGGGgcgcgctgctgctgcggcgcgcCACCAGCGCCAAGCTCGTGTCGGCGTCGTCGCACCTGCTCTTCCGCGCCACCGTGCTCGCCACGCTCGCGCTCGTCTTCCTCTTCACGCTTCACTACCCGTCCCTCCTCTCCCGCTCCTTCCACCtctccaccggcggcggcgacgccgcgcacccctcctccgcctcgcaCCGGAGCTTGCTcatgtcctcctcctcctcctcggcgtcggcggcgtacGGGGGCGCCGCGTGGGAGAAGGAGATGCGGCGGAGCGCCAGGCCGAGCCGCGACGGCGGCATCTCCGTTCTGGtcaccggcgccgccgggtTCGTGGGCACGCACTGCTCGCTCGCGCTCAAGgcccgcggcgacggcgtcgtcgGGCTCGACAACTTCAACTCCTACTACGACCCGTCGCTGAAGCGCGCGCGGCAGGCGCTCCTGGCCAGCCGCGGCGTCGCGGTGCTCGACGCCGACATCAACGACGGTCTGCTGCTGGAGAAGCTCTTCGACGTGACCGCCTTCACGCACGTGCTGCACCTGGCGGCGCAGGCCGGCGTGCGCTACGCCATGGAGGCGCCGCAGACGTACGTGGCCTCCAACGTGGCCGGGCTCGTTAGCGTGTTCGAGGTGGCGGCCAAGCACGCCGACCCGCAGCCGGCGGTCGTCTGGGCGTCGTCATCGTCCGTGTACGGGCTCAACACCGACGCGCCCTTCTCCGAAGACCACCGCACCGACCGCCCGGCGTCGCTCTACGCGGCCACCAAGAAGGCCGGCGAGGCCATCGCGCACACCTACAACCACATCTACGGACTCTCCATCACCGGCCTCCGCTTCTTCACCGTCTACGGGCCGTGGGGCCGCCCCGACATGGCCTACTTCTTCTTCGCCCGCAgcatcgtcgccggcgagcccatCACGCTCTTCCGCGCCGCCGACGGCTCCGACGCGCGCCGCGACTTCACCTACATCGACGACGTCGTCAAGGGTTGCCTCGGCGCGCTCGACACCGCCGGAAAGAGCACCGGCTCGAAATCCGGCAGGAAGAGCGGGCCCGCGCCGCTCCGCGTCTACAACCTCGGAAACACCTCCCCCGTGCCCGTCACCCGGATGGTCGCCATCCTCGAGAAGCTGCTCGGGAAGAAGGCCAACAAGCGCATCGTCACCATGCCCAGCAACGGCGACGTGCCCTTCACCCACGCCAACGTCAGCCACGCCGCGCACGACTTCGGCTACCGCCCCACCACCTCCCTCGAGGCCGGCCTCCGGCACTTCGTCGACTGGTTCGTGGAGTACTACAAGCTCGACGCCAAGATTGCCAAGGgcgcccgcggcgccgccgccaagcccgcgaagaagaagaaggccgcggcggccatgTCGGCGGCGTCGTGA